The nucleotide sequence CTGCTGCAGAATTGCAACAACGCCTTCTTCCAAATCCAATTGAGCTAACGAATTACAAAGTCGAAACATTTTTCCAGCCTTCCGCTTACCTGTCTGGAGACTGGTATGATTACTGGAAAATTAGCGATAAAGAAGTCATGTTTTATCTCGCTGATGTTTCGGGCCATGGCGTGACCAGTAGCTTACTGACTTCGTGGATGGCAGCCTTTCATGGCCGTTCCAAATCACCACGCGAGCTGATCAAAAAACTGAATGGCATGCTGGTTCAGGAAAATATTGAAAAACACATCACCATGATTGCAGGTATTCTGAATCTAGAAACCCATGTGGTACGTTGGTCAAGTGCGGGGCATTACCCACCGCCAATTATCTTCGAACCTGAACAGCCACCCAAGATTTTAACCACCAGCAGTTTCCCTCTGGGTCTGACTGAAGACCTTGAAGTCACTGAACAGGAATTTGTATTAAAACGTTATGCCCGCTTCATTTTATGTTCCGATGGTGCACTAGAACCCTTTGAAGGTGGCTTAAATGAACAGTTTGCACAACTGGTCTATCATTTGCAAAATCACTCATTCCAGGCTCCCGAACATGTCGCAGATGATATCGCCTTCCTGAGTTTCATCCGGATAAATTAGTAATATAATTATTGCTTTAATAGAGACTTAATTTGACTCATACCTTCGACTACTTGAGTATCAAATTCCCCTATGGGATAATTTAATATCCTTCTCTGCTAATGGCATTTATATGTCAACAGGTCATGTTGAATATGCAAGTTTGAATGGAACGCATATTTTTAAGCTTATTGGCGAAGTGCGTGCCCAATCTTGTATAAGTCTAGACAAATTACTGAACAAAATTGAACAGCAGGACAATGTCGTTGGTGCAATTGTCGATTTAACTGAAGCCAGTTTTATTGACAGTACTGTACTCGGTGTCCTCGCCAAACTGGGTTTGAAGCTGCAACAGACGCATCACATCCAGGCCGTCATGCTTTCAACCAACTCGGATATCACCACGCTGGCCAACAGTATGGGGCTGGGTCAGGTCTTTGTGATCCTGAATTATTCAGGTGATCCGCATGTTTGCACACGAGCGCTGGTTGAAGAACATATTACCCACAGCACTATGCTGACTACAGTTCTGGATGCGCATAAGACATTGATGAAACTCAATGAAAGCAACAAAAACATGTTCGAACCTTTGGTCAAACAGCTGCAAAAAGAGCAGGACAATCTCGACAAGGTGTCCGAACCCAACGCTTAAATTAAATTTTCCAGGAAGGAACCATGACTTTACTCTCTGTTGTGCAAATGAATTCTCAGAATGAAATTGAAGACAATTTCAGAACTATAGAATCCTTAATTCAACAGAGCAAAGCAGATGGTGCCGAACTGATTGTCTTTCCCGAGAACTTCGTCTGCTTTGCTGCCGGGAAACAACGCGAAACTGCAGCACAGTTTGAAGTCATCCAGCAGCGTCTTGAACAACTTGCACATCAATACAATATCTGGATCATCGCGGGTACTCTCCCTTGCCCGTATCGTCCAGATGGTTCCATCATCGAAGATGGGCGTGTACGCACCGTAAGTCTCTGCATCAGCCCGGAAGGTACTGAAGCGCGCTATGACAAAATTCACCTGTTTGATGTTCAAGTAGGTGATGCCGTGGGCGGCTATCAGGAATCTAAATTCTTTGAACCGGGAACTGATGTAGTGGTGGCTAAAACACCATTTGGTAATATCGGCATGATGGTCTGCTATGATCTGCGCTTCCCTGAGCTCGCCCTGACCTTACTGCATCAAGGTGCCAATATTCTGACTGCTCCTGCAGCGTTTACCTACACCACCGGTCAAATGCACTGGCAGTTACTGTTACAAGCCCGTGCTATGGATACTCAATGCTATGTCCTCGGCGCTGCACAACAAGGCTGGCATGGGGAAAAACGCCAGACTTGGGGGCATGCCGCTGCAACCAATAGCCGTGGTCAGGTATTAGATATGGTACATACCGAAGGCGCCCAGTTAATCACGGTCAAGTTTGATCTGGAAGAACAACTTAAAGTGCGTGAATCCATGCCTCTCATGCAGCACCGTAAACTGATGCAATTCTAAATTTTGCGATTTCACTGTATAAAATAACAAAATCGCTGCTTATTCCCGCCTAAAAATCATTGAGCATAAAAGCTCCATGAAAAAATAAATTAGGGAAAACATCATGTCATTAGAAAAAGCTGTCTATACTGCCCATGCCAAAGCCACTGGCGGCCGGGATGGTCGCGCAACGACCGATGATCAAGTACTGGACGTAAAATTGGCGGTACCTAAAGAAATGGGTGGCCCGGGTGGCGGTACCAATCCTGAACAGCTGTTTGCAGCCGGCTATTCAGCTTGTTTCCTCGGTGCGATGAAATTCGTTGCCAATCGTGACAAACTCAATATCAGTAAAGATGCCTATATCGAGGGTGATGTTGGGATCGGGCCAATCCCCACCGGTTTTGGCATTGAAGTGACTTTGAATATCCACCTAGAAGGTATGGATCCGGCAGAGGCGCAAAAGCTGGTCGATGCCGCGCATATTGTCTGCCCTTATTCCAATGCGACCCGCAACAATATTGATGTCACACTAAATGTGATTACCTAAGTTTAACCAACTGCATTTTGGAAAACTCTTGACCACTCCCTACCTGTTACTTAAAAAGATTTTAGCCAACAAAAAAGCAGCCATATGGCTGCTTTTTTTCTTATTTAATTTCTAACTTAAGCTAGTTCCGCTGCTTCATTTGTCACACGTAATACTTCTTCAACCGTGGTCTTACCAGCGAGCACTTTACGCAAGCCATCATCCCGAATTGAACCGGAATACTGTCGTGCATAAGTTTCCAGTTCGTACTCCGGCGCATTGCCATGAATCAGACGGCGCATCTGCTCATCCACAGGCACAATTTCATAAATCGCGGTCCGGCCAGTAAAACCGGTATGTGAACAGCGCTCACAACCTTTTGGTTTTGGTAATTTTAACTCAGGTCCCTGATGCACAGGTGCAAACAGCTCCTGCTCGAACTCATCTGCGTCATGCCAGGTGGCACAATGTGGACACAAAGTGCGTACCAGACGTTGGGCAATGACCCCAATCAAGGAACTGGATAATAGGAATGGTTCTATCCCCATATCCTTGAGACGGGTCACTGCACCAATCGCAGTATTGGTATGCAGTGTCGATAAAACCAGGTGGCCTGTAAGGGATGCCTGAACGGCAATTTCTGCCGTTTCCAGGTCACGAATTTCCCCCACCATGACTACATCCGGGTCCTGACGCAGCATCGCTTTAAGAGCACGGGCGAAGGTCATATCGACTTTGGTATTTACTTGGGTCTGGCCAATGCCTTCAAGCTGATATTCGATCGGATCTTCAGCCGTCAGGATATTCTTGGAACCATCATTCAGGTCAGATAGAGCAGCATACAGCGTTGTGGTTTTACCAGAACCGGTTGGACCAGTGACCAGAATAATGCCATGCGGACGGTGCACGAGTGTCTTGAGCCGCTCATAGTCATTATTCATCAAGCCCAAATGGGTCATGTTCAGACGACCCGCCTGCTTATCCAGCAAACGCATGACCACACGTTCACCATAGGAGGATGGCAAAGTCGAAACACGTACATCCACTTCACGACCCGCAAGGCGTAGGGAAATACGGCCGTCCTGAGGAATACGCTTTTCAGCAATATCCAGCTTGGCCATGACCTTGATACGCGATACCAACAACGGCGCTAGTTCGCGGCGTGGTTGTACGATTTCACGTAGCTGACCATCGACACGTAAACGCACAGATAGTTTCTTTTCAAAAGATTCGATATGAATATCAGACGCGCCGACACGGATGGCTTCAGACAGCAAAGCATTGATCAAACGTACAATCGGGGCATCATCCTCCTGATCCATCAGGTCTTCAGTCTCAGGAACAGAGTCTGCCAGACTCAGTAAATCTGGATGATCTTCCAGACCAGCAGCGACCTGTTGCGATTCCCCACTGTCCCCGGCATAGCTGCTACTTAGCAACTGGCTAAATTCCTGTTCATTACACAACTGATACTGTGCAGGATGTCCCAGAAAACGGCGTGCCTCTTGCAATGCAAGCATTGAGGTATTTTCACGACGGACAATAAAGACCTGATCTCCCTCGTAACGCAGCAACACCCCATGGCGCTTGGCAAAACTGTAAGGAATCTGTAATTGTTTCAGTACTTGCATCGCAGAATTATAATAATAGTGAAAAAATTTAAATTGAGTGTACTCTAAGCACATGACAGCGTGAAGTATGTTTAGCAAGAATTAGTACGAAAGGACCGCCACATTGCCACAGGACCAATTGGATTTATCTACATCGAAGCCCTCGATTCAATGGTGGGGCGAACAAAATTTTGAAATCAATGAATCGAAAGCTTGGCAGTTTGGTTCGCTGCTATTTCGCTTGACCCGGGGCTTGCAGGAGTGGCGACTGGAATATTATCGCCCAGCTGTGCAATATGACTATGAACAGCAATGGCAGCGACTGGATGATCCAAATTTTGCCTTTCCGCAGCCAGTCAAAATTGAACGCTATATGTTCCGGAATACCAAAAGTAAATTACAGTTAATGCCGCGTCTGGCAGACCGTTCTGTGGTGATCAAGCCAGTTGACCCAATTTATATTCCTGCTGGACAGCGCGGAACCTTGTATATCAGCACACCGCTGTGGATTGCCGGTTTTGTCGATGGACAACGCGAACCGATTTTTGATATTCCGGTGATCCTGCCTAAAGATACCTGGTTCGGTCCGAATCACCGTTCTGGAGAAATCTGTTACGCCACTGCCGTGGATGGCCGAACCGAGCTGGAACAGCTCAAACCACGTGCCTTCCGTGCCGTCACCCCGATTGAATTCCAGAATACCAGCAATCAGCAACTGCGCTTTGACCGGATGAATGTACCTGTGCCTGCCCTGCCGCTGTTTTTTAGCCCGAGCACCGGACGCTTATGGACGTCACAAATCAAGGTGCTGCATGAAGGCCTAGACCGCCCACCACGGATTCGTTTGGAAAATCGTACGCCGCCGCATGCCGGTGAAGTGGACTATCTACATCCACCGCGCGATCCGGCAAGCAACCTGTTCAATATGTTTGATTCATTCTTTTAAGGACGGCGAATGGCAAACTCAAGTATTCCAGCTGAAGTCACCAGTAGCCTAAAAGGCGTTTTTACCAATATCAATACTGACCGGTTAACTGAAATCGCGGTTGCGGTGGTGCTGTGTTTTATCGGTTTTTTGATTGCACGTTTTTTCTCGAATGCCTTTATCCGTACCATTGGCGTACGTTTTAATGCCCATCAACAGATGGTCTGGCGTCGTGGGATTTTCTACTTTATTTTCCTGCTTTTTGTCATGGCCAGCCTCAAGGAAGCCGGCTTTAAACTGAGTGTTTTCCTGGGTGCAGCGGGTATTTTAACCGTCGCGCTGGGTTTTGCCTCACAAACTTCAGCATCTAACCTCATCAGCGGTATCTTCCTAATTGGTGAAGGTTCTTTTGAAGTGGGTGATACCATTCAGATTACTTTGATTCGTGGTCATACCATTGAAGGAGAAGTGATTTCGATTGACCTACTATCCGTTAAGCTGCTGACACAGGATAATATCTATGTGCGTTTACCCAATGAGCAGCTGATTCGTGCTCCAGTGCATAACCTGTCCAAATTTCCGATCCGGCGGATTCCAATTACCTTGGCAATTAACTTCCATGAAGACATCATCAAAGTGCGTGAAGTGCTGCTGGATGTGGCCAGCAAATATCCACTGGTTCTGGCTGACCCCAAACCCGCAGTCACTGTCACCGCTTTCCGCGAATCCTCCATTGAATTGCTGTTTGCAATCTGGTGCCAGCGTGAAAACTTCCTCAAAGTCCGCGATGAAATGCAGGAACGGATTCGTAACGGCTTTCTGGAAAATCAGATCGAGATTCCAGTACCGAAAATGGGCTTTGTCGATCATCCACTGGCACGTCCACTCGAAAATGAAGACATTGATCAATATGCCAATGAGAAAGAATTAAAACGGGAGCCGGGTTTAAAATAATTTTAGCCCCTCACCCCAACCCTCTCCCACAGGGAGAGGGAGTTTTCAAGCTTTCT is from Acinetobacter sp. ANC 7912 and encodes:
- a CDS encoding organic hydroperoxide resistance protein, with translation MSLEKAVYTAHAKATGGRDGRATTDDQVLDVKLAVPKEMGGPGGGTNPEQLFAAGYSACFLGAMKFVANRDKLNISKDAYIEGDVGIGPIPTGFGIEVTLNIHLEGMDPAEAQKLVDAAHIVCPYSNATRNNIDVTLNVIT
- the gigB gene encoding anti-anti-sigma factor GigB — encoded protein: MSTGHVEYASLNGTHIFKLIGEVRAQSCISLDKLLNKIEQQDNVVGAIVDLTEASFIDSTVLGVLAKLGLKLQQTHHIQAVMLSTNSDITTLANSMGLGQVFVILNYSGDPHVCTRALVEEHITHSTMLTTVLDAHKTLMKLNESNKNMFEPLVKQLQKEQDNLDKVSEPNA
- a CDS encoding mechanosensitive ion channel family protein, which encodes MANSSIPAEVTSSLKGVFTNINTDRLTEIAVAVVLCFIGFLIARFFSNAFIRTIGVRFNAHQQMVWRRGIFYFIFLLFVMASLKEAGFKLSVFLGAAGILTVALGFASQTSASNLISGIFLIGEGSFEVGDTIQITLIRGHTIEGEVISIDLLSVKLLTQDNIYVRLPNEQLIRAPVHNLSKFPIRRIPITLAINFHEDIIKVREVLLDVASKYPLVLADPKPAVTVTAFRESSIELLFAIWCQRENFLKVRDEMQERIRNGFLENQIEIPVPKMGFVDHPLARPLENEDIDQYANEKELKREPGLK
- a CDS encoding carbon-nitrogen hydrolase family protein, translating into MTLLSVVQMNSQNEIEDNFRTIESLIQQSKADGAELIVFPENFVCFAAGKQRETAAQFEVIQQRLEQLAHQYNIWIIAGTLPCPYRPDGSIIEDGRVRTVSLCISPEGTEARYDKIHLFDVQVGDAVGGYQESKFFEPGTDVVVAKTPFGNIGMMVCYDLRFPELALTLLHQGANILTAPAAFTYTTGQMHWQLLLQARAMDTQCYVLGAAQQGWHGEKRQTWGHAAATNSRGQVLDMVHTEGAQLITVKFDLEEQLKVRESMPLMQHRKLMQF
- the gigA gene encoding RsbU family protein phosphatase GigA — translated: MYFIQPTRDIPYLDQVINTLPDVQMIDLEHHELYDPTILAIADVHDYLKYKWNFPTIVLAMENEGAELAQAWEQGALAGWIWNKLPVEPILALQKIDAKYKRNQDSRDLPSAAELQQRLLPNPIELTNYKVETFFQPSAYLSGDWYDYWKISDKEVMFYLADVSGHGVTSSLLTSWMAAFHGRSKSPRELIKKLNGMLVQENIEKHITMIAGILNLETHVVRWSSAGHYPPPIIFEPEQPPKILTTSSFPLGLTEDLEVTEQEFVLKRYARFILCSDGALEPFEGGLNEQFAQLVYHLQNHSFQAPEHVADDIAFLSFIRIN
- the gspE gene encoding type II secretion system ATPase GspE: MQVLKQLQIPYSFAKRHGVLLRYEGDQVFIVRRENTSMLALQEARRFLGHPAQYQLCNEQEFSQLLSSSYAGDSGESQQVAAGLEDHPDLLSLADSVPETEDLMDQEDDAPIVRLINALLSEAIRVGASDIHIESFEKKLSVRLRVDGQLREIVQPRRELAPLLVSRIKVMAKLDIAEKRIPQDGRISLRLAGREVDVRVSTLPSSYGERVVMRLLDKQAGRLNMTHLGLMNNDYERLKTLVHRPHGIILVTGPTGSGKTTTLYAALSDLNDGSKNILTAEDPIEYQLEGIGQTQVNTKVDMTFARALKAMLRQDPDVVMVGEIRDLETAEIAVQASLTGHLVLSTLHTNTAIGAVTRLKDMGIEPFLLSSSLIGVIAQRLVRTLCPHCATWHDADEFEQELFAPVHQGPELKLPKPKGCERCSHTGFTGRTAIYEIVPVDEQMRRLIHGNAPEYELETYARQYSGSIRDDGLRKVLAGKTTVEEVLRVTNEAAELA